TCCATGTTAATTATGGTGAGTGTGAATGATTATGaataatgcttttttttttttttctatattGGGATATTTTAGTTCTACTGTATATACTTGATACCTATTAATGCATTTATATTTCTAAGAAGCAATTACTGTACATGCGCATAAAATAACGTTCCTTCTAGTTCAGAAGTACGACATGATATCGTCATCTTCACTAACCTTTTTCTGTGATTCCATGTCTTGCCTTTTCTTGCCTGCAAGAAGCTCTCTTCTAGTTTCCGGGCCCATATCTTTATGACCTCTCTGCCTTATCACCTCCATTAGGAAATCACGCTGGTCTTCAGTAATATCATTCTTATATCTCTGTGCAAATGCAAGCAACGCTTTATGCCAAACAACAGGAAGTTGTGGGGcctcttttattttacgtTGTTCAGAATTCTCAAATGTGTCGTCTGCGTCAAGCATAACATCCTTGCTCGATTGATCCGTGATGACCCTGAACTTCATAAAATAGAACACGAGATCATCAATAGTTTGATATGGCAATGCGTATTTTTTCTCTATCAAAACCCGGATGAAAACAGTGGCCTGTGGACTGAAATCCCTCTGAAGCAACCATGAAAGAGCCACAGAAGCATGCTGGACTGGAATAGAACACTTTTTAAGAATAGAAGCGACAATCATTGCTTCTCTTGCAGTGCACTGCTCTTCAACTAACGGGAAAAGGAAACCTTTAAAGAACGCAGCGGGTTTATATATACACTTCTTCAAAGACATGTACAAATGGTAATTCAACTTGTGATCCTCACTCTCTTCAATGTTATCCCTGAATCTTGGATATAGGACCATGCTCACAAACCTTTGTGCTTTATTTGAAGGAAGGTTGGACACAAATAGTCTCGTTGCCTCATACACCACATTTGGGGTCCACTTTTCTGGATTTGTCACGTATAAAATATCCTCCCAGTTCTTGATGGATGGTAGAACTTTAAACAACTTAGGTAGTTTTCCATGAGTCCAGGCACTCAAACTTTCACCAACCTTTTCATAAGCTTCAATCACTCtaggaggaagaaagaccTCACCCTGCTCTGGCTCCTCCTTATCACCCACATTCTGACTTTGCTCTTCTTCCTGACTCTTTGTCTGTTCTTCCATCTCTTTCTCTCgtattttttccaaaatcttATCGGCCAAGTTGAAACTACCAGCAACAGCTGAAGTTGAAGTCTGGGCATCTGGCTTGAAATACGACTCGAAAAGTTTCATATCCTGTTCATCCGCATCTTgtatttctatttcttcttctccatagtcttcatcaacttcctcgtcatctttctctttttcctcttcatcgGATTCCAAGTCAGAGCCTGCAAGGTTAAACTGTGATGCAGCTTTCCGGTTAGCTTGgtcctcttcttcctgctCAATTTCCTCCTGTTGCTCCTTAGCTAACTTTAAAATCTTTCTGGATGATGCTGCATCAAATGTGACCTCATCCTGGTTTTTCCCCTCGTTGTTCTgtgcttttcctttcttcttgGAAACTTTGGAAGCTTTTCTACCAGAGGCTCTTagatttcctttttctgccGCTATATCCTTGTAAAGCGGAACATGGCGAGACTGGTCTCTCATACTCTTAGTTGTGACCTTTGGCATATTTATTTGCGATTGCTCGTGCAAGAATTCGAGTTCAGCAAGACTTTTCCAGAAAACTGTTCATTCCAGATGAAAAGGATTTAGATCTAAATCATAGTATCCCCTCAGTgcagctgaaaaaaaaaaaaaaaaattgtaaaaaaatttttaggGCAAGGctagcgaaaaaaaaaaaaaaaaaaaaaaatccgaTGCAAATAACCTCATTTAAATTGATTTGAGATCATCACTAAATCACGTTCGCCTCTTTGTTCGACATTTGGCACAGTTTAGGAACACCGGAAGTTTGTACTAACAAAGATGGTTGCATTATctagaaagagaaaatcaaCACACACAAACCCAAAGACAGTTTCTGCCAAAAGGGCCCGGAGATCGCACTCCCTGGAATGGAAGCGTGCTTCAAGGATGAAGACCATCAACAAGAGTCCAAAAGGCCATAGGGAGCCATTGGATTTCTTTGTTTGGGGTTCGGGATCAATGTGTGAGCTTGGACTTGGGCCGAAATCAAAGACAAAGGAGGTCAGGAGACCGAGATTAAACccatatttgaaaaaggaggaagtGGGGATAGTGGACTTCGCTGTTGGTGGTATGCACACCCTTGCACTTGACAAGAGCAACAACGTGTGGTCGTGGGGAACCAATGACATGGGTGTGTTGGGAAGAAACAcatctttgaagaaggagacACCATTGGATGAGaaagaggaggaggatgaagacgatgaagatgatgatttgaATGAGGCAGAATCCACGCCAGGTCTTGTTGAAGGTCTTCCAAAGGACAAGAGGATTGTTCAATTGGCTGCCACGGATAACTTGTCGGCAGCATTGCTTGAAACTGGTGAGGTTTATGCTTGGGGTACCTTCAGATGCAACGAAGGAattcttggtttcagcaagaaggtgaaaataCAGAAGACACCGGTGCAAATCGAGGATTTCGACAACATAGTGCAGATTGCCGCTGGAAAGGACCACTTGCTAGCACTGGACAGCAAGGGTGTGGCCTATGCCTGGGGAAACGGCCAGCAGTTCCAGTTGGGCCGTAAGATTATGGAAAGAACTAGAATGACCTCCCTAGAACCACGCTCTTTTGGATTGAAGAACGTCAAGTACGTTGGAAGCGGTGATTACCACTCGATGGCCATCACGCACGACGGCAAGGTCTACACCTGGGGTCTCAATCAGTTTGGACAGTGCGGAATTGCATCCAACATCGAGGATGGCTCGATTGTCAGTCGTCCAACTGAGGTCACCGAGCTTTCCGGTAAGGACATTGTTGCAATTACAGGTGGTGAGCACCACACGTTGGCACTCTCATCGTCCGGCGAGGTGTACGTGTTTGGAAGATACGACATGAAGGAAATTGGTATTCCTGAGGACAAGCTGCCTTTGGATGACTGTGTCAAGGACGCTAGAGGACACGTCAGATGTCTCCCAGTTCCAACTAAGTTGACCAGCCTACCACCAATCAAAGCTGTCGCAGCCGGCCCCCACCACTCCCTTGCACTCACCAAAGATGGTGTTGTGTATGCTTGGGGATTTGCCGATACTTTTGCAGTCGGTTTGGGAATGCTAGACGATGACGTCGACCACCCAACCAGAATAGACAACACTGCCACGAGAAATCATGCAATAGAGTTGATTGGATGCGGAGGCCAGTTCAGTGTCAGTGCTGGAAATAGGTTGCCCGACGACAAGGCTGAGTCTAGAAAGGCTTCTGTTGAGAAGTTCGAGGAGAACTTGGCATGAACGAATTTTACGATGTACGCTTGAAAGCACACACACTCTCACTTTTTTCCTAGAGatgtattatattatattatacTACTGTTGAATTTATGATTCTCATATATATGTAAACTGTCTATTGATTCCATTTTACTGCAATTTCCTACTCTATTTTGCATTCGCAGAGCACCGCAACCGCTTACTCGTCCATACGCACATTTAACCCGTGTCCGATCATGTATTTCTTCACGTCCAAAACCGTATAGTCTCCACGATGGAACATTCCGGCTCCCAAAGCTGCATCTGCACCCGTTTCGTTAAATACATCGACGAAATCCTGCGGTTTGCCGGCACCAGATGAGGCAATAACAGGAATACTGACTGCAGACTTGATCTGGTTGATCAACTCAAAGTCATAGCCTTGGTTTGTGCCATCTCTGTCTATGCAGTTGAGCAAAACTTCCCCTGCACCCAACTTTTCGCATGCCTGGCACAACTCATATGCACCCAGCTCGTGAACTTTCCTACCACCCTGCGAAGTAACACGATAATAGCAGTATTCTTCCCCATTTGGACCCTTGTCCTTGGTCTTTATCATGTTGTATTTGCAGCCGGCCGGATCTGCCACGTAGTATCTTTTAGGATCGACAGATATGACCACTGCCTGGTTACCGTACGCTTCTGAAATCGTCTCTATTGGAGTCTTTCCGGTGGGCTTTTCACCTCTTGCAATGTATTCTTCGGCGGCTTTCACGGCATCCGAACCAATCGAAACTTTATCGGCACCAGCGCGGAAATATAGAGTTGCAACCTCAAGGGCAGAGATCACGGTTCCATCCGGATCAACAACAGTCCTGATTCCTCCACCCACAGTGAGAGGAACAAAACAGGTCTTGGCAGCCTGTCTCAACACCTCAAGCATAGGCTGGTCTTTGATTGGTGAGTTTCTAAAGGATGTGATGTTAAGAAACGTGACTTCGTCCGCACCCTGCTTGTAGTACTTTTCTGCCAACTTGACAGGCTTTCCAAGATTTCTAACATCTCCACCACTtgccttcttctctctcACATTGTACTGGTCTCCCTTGGTCACAACCAAGTCGCCTTCGTCGTTTGTCCGCACATCTAGGCATGCTATTATACGGTGTGTTAGTCCAGTCCTTGTGTCTTTCAATTCGACACCCGAGTTTCCAGGAGGCAAGTAACTTGGCAAGACATCAAGTGAgacttctttttcctgctCTAGGAATGCTCTGATGACCTTTAATCCGGCCTTACCGGACTTCTCCGGGTGAAACTGCGTAGCAAAAATGTTATCTTTGGCAATTGCCGCCAAAAACTTCTCCTCCCCGTACTGGGCCAAAGCCAATTTCCAACCTTGCGACTTTTCTAGGTCTGAAATCTGTGCTTCATCCACAATTGCCGCATAAGAGTGAACAAAGTAGTACCTGGCGGCAGGATTCAAGTTGTACATtgtttttccacttttgtTCAACTCTGGCACTGTAAGCTTATTCCATCCTATTTCCGGCACCGTCTTTGTCTTTTCATCgaacttcttcaattgcAAATCGAGAAAGTTCAATCCCTTTGTATCCTGGCTCTCTTCTGATCCACTAAACAAGGCCTGGACACCAACGCAAATTCCCATAAATGGCTTTCCAGAGGCCACGTAAGCTTTAATTGGCTCCACAAATCCCATCTTGCGTAATTGATCCATCACGTGGCCAAAATTTCCCACTCCGGGCAAGATCAACCTTTCCGCCGATGCCAAAGCTGGGTCTGTTCCTTTTTTAATGAAGCTGACTTGGAATCCCAAATGTTCGATTGCATTTCTCAAAGACTGAAGATTTCCGCTCTCGGCGTCAATCACGTGAACAACCTTGTTTGTCATTTTTGTATGGCGACTACGAGTGATACGAATTGCACTGCTGATCTCAAAAACACCTCATAAAACGGGAGTACCTGCTGGATATATGAGTAGTTTTTTTAATaccgttttttttatttatatggCTACTCCCATTCGCTTTTTCGCTTGATATCAcacattgaaaaaaaaaaagcttagCGCGAAAATTGATAGATGattgaaaagtgaaaaaaaaaagagtcaCACGTAGTGGTAACGTAGAACAGATCAAAGAAGCAGTTCAACACATCTTTAAAAGTTAGCCGCCAACAAAAATACAGTACGTCTGAGGATCGCcagcaaaagaaaaatacacTACAAAAGGTTAAAAGTCTTAGATAGATATTCATTGCAAAAGGATACAAAATCCAGTCGATTCGAAGCGATGTAAATATACAGAAAAGCGAAAAATCAATTCTTGGCTCTTCTTGCCTTGACAGCATCAGCTAGCTCCTTCAACATGCTAACAGTGGTCTCCCATGACACACAGGCGTCTGTGATAGACACACCGTATTTCAGCTTGGACTTGTCCTCTGGGATTGACTGGTTACCCTCGTTAATGTTAGACTCAATCATCACACCAATCACCTTCTTCTCACCACCAGAAACCTGTCTTGCAACCTCCTTGCAAACTATTGGCTGGTTTCTGTGGTTCTTCTGCGAGTTACCATGAGAGCAGTCGATCATCAGAACTTTTCCTTCTGGAAGACTTGATTTGGCCACTGCAACAGACTTTGCATCGTAGTTAGGGCCGTGCTTTCCTCCTCTGAGAATCACAAAGCAGTCCTGGTTACCAGTGGTTGTCGTAATTGCAGCGAGACCCGTTTTCGTCACACCCATGAAGTGGTGTGGGAAGGAAGCAGCCTTAACAGCATCAATAGCAACACTCAAAGTACCATCAGTTCCGTTTTTGAAACCAATAGGGAAGGAGAGACCAGAGGCAAGCTCTCTGTGAAGCTGAGATTCAGTTGTTCTGGCACCAATAGCTCCGAACGACAAGCAATCGCTCAAGTACTGAGGAGAGGTTGTGTCAAGCATCTCACTACCAATAGGAAGACCAAGACTGTTAAGGTCAATGAACAGCTTTCTGGAGATCTTCAAACCCTTGTTGATCTTGAAAGTTCCGTCTAAGTCTGGATCGTTAATAAGACCCTTCCAGCCAACAGTTGTCCTTGGCTTTTCTAGATATGCTCTCATGATCACACAAAGCTCTCCTTTGAGCTCCTCTGCCAATGCTCTTAATCTGTGAGCGTAGTCCAAAGCTGCCTTAGGGTCGTGTAAGGAACATGGTCCGACAATTATAAGCAGACGGTCATCTTTTCCGTTGATGATATTCGATGCTTCCTTTCTTCCCCTTATCACAGTAAAAGCTGCGTCTTTTGTAAGTGGGAGCTCCTGGGTAAGCAATTCAGGAGGAATTAACGGGTCGTAGCCCACGACTCTCAAGTCGTCGTATTCCTGTGGGGCTGGAGTAGAAGAACGTTCGTTATTCTGCGTAATGAAATATGTTATGTTAGTACATGCGTctgatatttttcattttttattttttcaaaaagagcGTCGAAAGCACGATACCCCGAGCTCAAACAGCCTTTTACTTACGCTCATGATTAGCGGTTGTGTAAATATAAACGGTTAGCAAATAGTGTCGCTAGTCTGAAAAGATGCAATTACCAGAAGCAAAATGGAGctaaggaagaagaatcaaACATTTCGaggaaggtgaaaaaaaaaagcatcgaAGCGAGGAATATATATGGATATTTCATACGCATCGACCGAATTAGTGCCAGCCGTGCATCTCATCCTCCGGACTTCAATCTGTCGTTACAACAATAATggaatgaaaatatttattcCAATATGCGGGCCGATGGAGTGCCAAAAGACCGCACCTGGATGAAAGAGTGACTCacgaaattttttttttcttcctgttACAGGGATTTGACACGTTCATCTACTCATACATTGTAATGAGTAATTTTGTTTAGAAGAATCAAAATCGTACGTTGCAAAATTGGGGCTgtttatatataaatcATGGTGTAGCGCCTATAAAATTTGTACGTATCACATGCCTACAATTAAAGTCTTTTCAGACAAACCCGTGGCCTTTTTTTATGGAGTTCGCAATATTGGCTATTTGCACCTTATTACTGGTTGTATATAGCCAAACACCGCAGCTAAGTAATGTATGAAACTTCCGTCCTCTGCTATTGACAGTGAAAATTAGAGGgaatgaaaattttcaaattttgcaTCGCTTAAATTTTCACCACGGAAAAacaaagtggaaaaaagatgtttgacaaaaaaaaaagcacacagaaacgaaaaaattaaaaattaaaaattggTGGGGAAGGGGGACAGgcaagaaaatgaagaactGCCCCTTTACAGACTTTTATAGACGCGACGCTGGCACTAAAAGAAGCAACAATggcaaaataaaaactaGGGTAAAAAACATATCTGAGGTTCCGAATCCGAAGATCCCCTTTTTCTATAACTTTATCTCCGGAAGCTTTCGGCAGACCCAGTAGTTTAATTAATAATACTTGGGTTTCCTAGCTTTTTCACaacttttccatttttcgTTTAATCATTCCTTTTGCACCCAGCTTGTGCTCCTTTATTTCGAAGATCATATGCCTTTTCCTCCTTATTTACAGCCTTGTCTAGCGTTTGACGGATgaaattaattttaattgcTATAGATAAGCGAGTCGTTGAGTGAAATAAGTGTCAGAAGACttcaggaaaagaaaaaaaagtttaggATTTTTTAACAACATATAGCACCCATCCGTAAAGATTGGTGATCAATAACCAAACTGACACTGCATTACAGGAAATTGCAAATTGCCAAAATGGTTCCCAAGTCCGATGACATTGAGATGCGTCTAATCAGCGATATTGCTGATAAGGGCAAATCGGATGTTTCGAGTTCTGGGAGCTCCGGTACCAGTTTGAGCGAGCGAAGTTATTCATTTGAATCTTCAAAGGTCAATCGGCCAAAGTCAGTCTTTCGTAAACTACTTGATGCCATTCTTTCTGTATATAAGGGGTCAGAAAAGCCATCGGATAGCCCGCCTTCGTTCGGCAATAACATTTTTCGGGCTCTTGAGGAGTTCCCACGGaaattatcttttttactCCCGAACAAACTCAAAATACTTATCATAGTATGCTTCAGTTTGGCATGGGTTTTGACTCTCCGATCAATTTTGTTTCCATATTTATCTGCACCACCTTTTTACAAAGATTCGGAATCGGGACAgtctgaaaaaataattactCTATCGTGCGGGCACGAAAGTTTATTCTGGAGGGGTGAAAACGATGCCTGCGGACTTAACGCCAAAAAATGCGGGTCACGTGACACAGGCCCTTTAAGCAAATCTCCGATCGCTATTAGATGCCCTGCCTTTTGCGACTACTCATCGCGGacttttgcttctttacCTGTTGGAAACCAAACAGTAAAATATCGCAGTTACTACATCGGTGGTGGGAAAGTCGAGAAGGACCCACATTATTTAACATTGCCGTACAGAGCCGACTCGTTTCCATGTGCCGCGGCAATTCATGCCGGTCTCATTTCTCCGGAAATGGGTGGTTGTGCGTTTTTAGAATTTACCGGTCCGCAATATTACTTTAACTCTACCAGTGGGAGAAACACAATGCCAGAGTCAATTGGCTTTGATAGCTTTTTCCCGGAATCGTTTCGCTTTGTCAAGCATCCAGGTACCTGTATTCGGTGCAAGGATCCTAGGATTTTGGCAGAGTCTATAAACATCGTCTTTGGTTTTTTGGCCATATACTCTTTGGATGGTCTTACTGGATTCTGGATGGTCTGCATCTCTCACTTCTGGACAGTACTATTGAGCTTCGACCCCCCTTTATTGGTCGATCCGGCAAGATTGGACTCGATTCCAGAACTATTGTCTCTTGGATTCCGCCGTTTTCTCCCGCTATgttttatgctttttgcaGTGTGGAAAGGTGCTTGCAATATCACATTAACTGAACCCACTTCTCAGGTGTGTAAAGCCTTTATTTGGTATCCACTTTTCTGCGTTGGAATGTTAAACAATGTTACCTTTGACAGGCTTCCTTTGGACCGGCTTACACCGAGCGATATTAGAGAAATGCCCGGCTCAATGACAGTGTGCATTATTTTGCTTGTTATCACCATTACTTGTGTCATAATCCAGGCTTTCCAACTTTGGAAAGCAGGAAGAATTGGAGGCTGCATCTGCGGATATGCATTGCTCATAATTATAATATCCTACCTCAGCAGAATTCCCGGCTTGGAGTTTCGTCTCCATCATTACGTAATAGGGCTCATTCTTATTCCTGGGACTAGGACAAAAGGGATTACCGCTTTTATCTTTCAAGGTTTACTACTTGGTTTGGCTGTGAATGGTGTGACAAGATGGGGATTTTCCTCAATTGAAGAAACTAATTTATCATTACTTAGAGGTGACAGTGCCGGTAGAATGGCTCCTCCTTCCTTTTTGGGATACACAGCGTCCAATTCTAGTATTACGTGGTATTCTCCTCTTACTGAGGAAAATCAGCTTTACGAAAAGACGGGAAATGGCAAGTCGGCGAAACCAAGAGGAGAGGATGATTGGTTTTCACTTTTGGTCAACGATATTGAAGTATACCATGGACCTGACTTAAGTGTGAATTTGGAAAACCTAAGCGACACGAATAAACAATTCGGGGAATTACTTAACGCATCACTATCTGAAACGAGAGGCTCGGATCAGGATATCAATCTCTATCTTCGAGTGGCCAGAATTTCTGCTGGCAGTCATAAGAGAAGTTCATACACGAGATCTGCCTTATTGATATATCCCGGAGGTGAGTTTCATCATGAGTCGAAAGGTTCTACCTAGAAattttatcattttcaatGAAGCTTAATGCGCGCTACCACTACTAAAAGGACAATACGCTGGATTCATGTGATCTTTTATTCAAGTACAATACTTGAATTACTTTACGTATGTCGCTGGATTTATATTAGTGTACTTGTGTTAATATACATACTGTATTTGTTATTTGCTCGATTTGTTTCTGCTTAAAGTTTGGTGCTGATACAATCATCCGTCACCATCTTGATTAGCTCAAAAGCAACACTTCCCTTTTGAGGAAGCTTGATTCTCCCATCAGTAGGCCGGCCATAGACAATGTCTGCGATATAATTGGCATCGAACCATTCTAGATGATCCAACTCGCAGTCCAAATGCGTTGTAATGTTATTTTCCGATCCTTCTTCGGTTGTTCCAATACATCCAATCATGAGATTTGCCGGAAACGGCCATGGCTGACTcttgattatttttatgtTGTTCTTGAGCTTAAGGCCTGTTTCTTCCCACACTTCTCTAATAACTGTGCTTCTAATTGTTTCACCAAGCTCCATGAACCCGGAAAAACACGAGAAGAATCTTTTATCAAGCTGCTTTCTTCTAGCATTGTGTCCCAACAAAATTTTGTCACCCTTGCTGTTCCGAAGTGCAATGATAATGACTGGATCTATTCTCGGGAAGCATACATTATTCACTCTGGTCCTCCTCACTGGACATTTGAAAACGGACTCACCATCTTTGCCAACCTCTTTCTCCTCATTTGTGCATTGAAGTTTAGTGCCTGCCCATATTGGAGAGACGGAACTTCCACATCCAGGGCAAAACTGGTTCTTCAACAACCAATCAAGGTACATTTTCGCATAAGAAAACACGGCAGCATCAATTGGAGAGAGATTCAAGATATCTGTTATGCTGGAGGTGAATTCGGCATCATCGATAATCTTATCGAGGAGATCTTGAAATTCGGCATTACCAGAAATATCAACCGCAAGAACTGGAATACCCGAATGCTTTTCAAATGTCAGCCTTGCCAGATGCCGACTTTCATGTTCTTCTGGGAAAACGGAATCCTTTGTTCCTGGATTTTCATCCATTCCGAGAAACACGCACGTGAAGTTTAGCCTCCGTCTGATATTAATACTGGATTTGGTAGCTTCCTCGTTTATCATCGCCCATCTACCGAGCAATGCTTTAATCTGTTCATTGTAATCAAGTGGCAAGTACACAATCCTTGGATTAGAGCTCTTCTTTGATGCATAGACCTGCAAAGATCCATCCGTCTGTGATTTCCGATAGAAGATGAGTCTTGTATTAGGGAACGCAACTACAGATCTGATAAATGCCACATTGGATCTCAAGAAGGAGAATCTGTTCAGCGATGATCTCGCCCCAAAGAAAACAGCCATTTGGGAAATTTACTCGATACTTGAATAGTTTGATTGTCTAATGGCTCAAGGTGACAGACATGcttgaagaagcaaagtTACCTTAAAATAAAGCAGTGGATAAATTTCTGACTAATACTAAAAACGTTGAGatctgtattttttcccctcccttatttttttatcactAATTATTCACCTGCATTTGCTACATGGCTACACCGTTATACCGCGGAAAAAACTTAAATTAAACAAGCATACGGCCTGCAGTTTAGAAAATTAACCCGATACAGGTACgtgttttttatttatgcaaagaaaaagcacttCGAGTCCAGACGACCAAGGACATCTGTTAGTCATCAGTATGAGCCAATCAGGGTGGGAAAACGgatgaagcagaaaagaaaagaaagagaagagaagaagaagtagaagaaaaaaggttCTTCCATGATCACCAGCTCCCAGAAAACCATGTCAACCTTTATCTAAGCTGATCTATTTGATCAGAAAAGCCGACCCATGCCTAAAAATGCAACTGCCGTCCATCCAGGGACCTATCAATAATACTGGCAATGAATATCCAGGCTCTCCAGTTAATCCCAAGTTGCGGGTACGCACTCATCTGCTGATGACGTCACagtaaaataaatcatCATAACCCACGCCTAATTGTGGTAAAAGCCAGCATGTTTAATGCTGCATGCTGGACATGACACCTTCCGCAAGCTTTCTGTATTTGTATCCAGCGCAATTATTCCATTCTTTTACATCAAGTAGTTAAAAGTTCGCTTACACGAATAAATGCAGCCCGAGGCAGCATTTCGTACTATCTGACCTCAAAGCCAAGCTGGATTCACACTCGCTTGCTGGCTTTGCTGAGCACCACTCTGGTCTGCCACTGTTTGGCCTTGATGACCACTTGCCTGTACTTGTTGAGCTGCAACCGGCTTGCTTTGCTGCTGATAGTAcatctgctgctgctgctgctgggTCTGGGGTTGGGTCTGCTGATTATTCGGGTGAGCAACTTGGTATCTTTGCACTCTGTATGCAGGAATAGCCATGTCTGCTGGATCTGGAACGGCAACTGCCTGGTTCTGTGTTTGCTGCAAAAGGGGCTTAACTGGAGCCCCCGGCTTGTTTGCATCCTGATAATACTGCTGCTGGGTCGGTTGGACCTTTTGATGAGTCaacactttcttcttctcgtCGGCTTTTCCGTTCTCAGCAGCAGTATTCTTGCCCTGTATCACtttctgctgctgttgttgctgctgttgttgctgctgttgctgctgaTGAAGCTTGTACTTGAACACGGTCCAGTCAAAAATGTAGTCGTACACATAATGCTCCTTGACAAACAAGTCCCTGAACAAACGGCGAAGATACATGTAGTCAGGCTTATCCTCGAATCTCAAAGATCTCACATAATTTAGATACTGCGTAAATTCGATCGGCAAGCCATGGGCAAGAACCTCCGCTGGAATCgacatcttcttctccagGATCCTGTCGTATTTCTGCCGCTTGGTTGCAGCCTTGAGACCCTGCCAAGGCAAAGATCCCCGGCAGAAATATATGAGCACATATCCAAGAGACTCGAGATCATCACGCCTAGACTGCTCTATTCCCAAGTGGGTATTTATTGAAGCGTATCTTGCCGTTCCGGTCAAGTTCTTGTTTTCCCTGTATGGGATGTGCACGTAAG
The sequence above is a segment of the Brettanomyces bruxellensis chromosome 6, complete sequence genome. Coding sequences within it:
- the HHP1 gene encoding casein kinase I; protein product: MDLRVGRKYRIGRKIGSGSFGDIYLGTNIISGEEVAIKLENIRAKHPQLEYEAKVYKALCGGVGIPFVRWFGTECDYNAMVIDLLGPSLEDLFSYCNRKFSYKTVLLLADQLLCRIEFIHARSFIHRDIKPDNFLMGIGKKGSQVNVIDFGLAKKYRDPRTYVHIPYRENKNLTGTARYASINTHLGIEQSRRDDLESLGYVLIYFCRGSLPWQGLKAATKRQKYDRILEKKMSIPAEVLAHGLPIEFTQYLNYVRSLRFEDKPDYMYLRRLFRDLFVKEHYVYDYIFDWTVFKYKLHQQQQQQQQQQQQQQKVIQGKNTAAENGKADEKKKVLTHQKVQPTQQQYYQDANKPGAPVKPLLQQTQNQAVAVPDPADMAIPAYRVQRYQVAHPNNQQTQPQTQQQQQQMYYQQQSKPVAAQQVQASGHQGQTVADQSGAQQSQQASVNPAWL
- the ARO4 gene encoding 3-deoxy-7-phosphoheptulonate synthase, coding for MSNNERSSTPAPQEYDDLRVVGYDPLIPPELLTQELPLTKDAAFTVIRGRKEASNIINGKDDRLLIIVGPCSLHDPKAALDYAHRLRALAEELKGELCVIMRAYLEKPRTTVGWKGLINDPDLDGTFKINKGLKISRKLFIDLNSLGLPIGSEMLDTTSPQYLSDCLSFGAIGARTTESQLHRELASGLSFPIGFKNGTDGTLSVAIDAVKAASFPHHFMGVTKTGLAAITTTTGNQDCFVILRGGKHGPNYDAKSVAVAKSSLPEGKVLMIDCSHGNSQKNHRNQPIVCKEVARQVSGGEKKVIGVMIESNINEGNQSIPEDKSKLKYGVSITDACVSWETTVSMLKELADAVKARRAKN
- the HIS7 gene encoding Histidine biosynthesis bifunctional protein hisB (MEROPS:MER0065588~BUSCO:EOG09261NLY), whose amino-acid sequence is MTNKVVHVIDAESGNLQSLRNAIEHLGFQVSFIKKGTDPALASAERLILPGVGNFGHVMDQLRKMGFVEPIKAYVASGKPFMGICVGVQALFSGSEESQDTKGLNFLDLQLKKFDEKTKTVPEIGWNKLTVPELNKSGKTMYNLNPAARYYFVHSYAAIVDEAQISDLEKSQGWKLALAQYGEEKFLAAIAKDNIFATQFHPEKSGKAGLKVIRAFLEQEKEVSLDVLPSYLPPGNSGVELKDTRTGLTHRIIACLDVRTNDEGDLVVTKGDQYNVREKKASGGDVRNLGKPVKLAEKYYKQGADEVTFLNITSFRNSPIKDQPMLEVLRQAAKTCFVPLTVGGGIRTVVDPDGTVISALEVATLYFRAGADKVSIGSDAVKAAEEYIARGEKPTGKTPIETISEAYGNQAVVISVDPKRYYVADPAGCKYNMIKTKDKGPNGEEYCYYRVTSQGGRKVHELGAYELCQACEKLGAGEVLLNCIDRDGTNQGYDFELINQIKSAVSIPVIASSGAGKPQDFVDVFNETGADAALGAGMFHRGDYTVLDVKKYMIGHGLNVRMDE
- a CDS encoding uncharacterized protein (BUSCO:EOG09263KZJ), yielding MPKVTTKSMRDQSRHVPLYKDIAAEKGNLRASGRKASKVSKKKGKAQNNEGKNQDEVTFDAASSRKILKLAKEQQEEIEQEEEDQANRKAASQFNLAGSDLESDEEEKEKDDEEVDEDYGEEEIEIQDADEQDMKLFESYFKPDAQTSTSAVAGSFNLADKILEKIREKEMEEQTKSQEEEQSQNVGDKEEPEQGEVFLPPRVIEAYEKVGESLSAWTHGKLPKLFKVLPSIKNWEDILYVTNPEKWTPNVVYEATRLFVSNLPSNKAQRFVSMVLYPRFRDNIEESEDHKLNYHLYMSLKKCIYKPAAFFKGFLFPLVEEQCTAREAMIVASILKKCSIPVQHASVALSWLLQRDFSPQATVFIRVLIEKKYALPYQTIDDLVFYFMKFRVITDQSSKDVMLDADDTFENSEQRKIKEAPQLPVVWHKALLAFAQRYKNDITEDQRDFLMEVIRQRGHKDMGPETRRELLAGKKRQDMESQKKVSEDDDIMSYF